In the Prochlorococcus marinus CUG1438 genome, ATTAATACCCTCTTCTAGAATCCTCTTACCTAGATGAAAACCAATAAAACCACCTACACCTGTAAGAAGAATCGTCATATTTATCTAATTAGGAAATATAATTCTAAACTCTTATAGTTATAAAACATAATTTGGTATTTATTTTTCACTTAATTCTTTAAGAGCAGGTAAATAAACTTTTTCCCAATGCATGTCTGCAACAACTTTCCAATCGGCTTTCATTACATCTGATCGAGCTTGCTTGATTAAATTATCTTTGGATTGATTACTTAGTATTTTAATACTTTTTTTAGCAATTTCTTCAGGTTCAAAACTTTGTACAAGAGCGCCATTTATATTATCTACTAAAAAATCACTTGCCATGCCGACATTTGTTGAGACCAATGGCACCCCACTTGCCATAGATTCAACAATTCCTTTTGGCCCACCCTCCTCTCTTGAGGAAATAATATAAAGATCTAATGCATGATAATAATCAACAATTTCTTCATAACAATTTAAAAAGATATGTTTAAATTTAATGCGTCTATCTTTTAATTGATTTTTAACGTAACCTCTCGCAGGTCCTGTCAAAAGAACTACTACAGGAAATTCTTTAGAAATCAAATCTACTGAATTTATAAATAAATCGGGCCCTTTTATATATTTTGGTAAGTTGCCATCTGACCAACCAATTCCATCTTTTTGAAATGATCCAATGACAATCTCATGATCTTTAAAACCCAGTTTTTTTCTAATTCTCTTTTTTTTTGTAATTGAAGGGACCGAAAATAAATTAGTATCAACGCCTATTGGTATGAGAGTTAATTTTGAATTTGGTATGCCCCAATTTTTTAATCTTTTCAAGATTAGGGTAGAGGCTGTAATAACTCTATATAAAGAATCTTTTGTTTCAATAAAGTCATCTAAATGTTTACTTGCAGTTGTGCCATCTTCATATTTTCCATGAAAGAATGAAACCACATATTTATTTCTAGTAGAAATGAATCCCGACCAGTCAACCCACATGTATTGTGATCCAAAGTGAATTACTTTCTTTTTGGAGTTAATTAACGGTATGTTGCTCAGTTCAATTAGGTTCTCTCCATATTTTTTATTAAGAGATTTTTTCATATAAATACCATCCCATTTAATGGACCAATTAGCTTTCTCTACAACAAAGTTAATTTTTGAATTATTTCTTTTTTTTGAATTAAATTTTCTTGATAAATAATGAAAAAAAAGTTTAAGAAAATTAAATATTTTTCTTATTGATTTATTCTTTCTTATTGTTTGAATATATATTTTCATATAAGTTTCTAACCGTAGGAATTAATTTTATTTTTTTTATATTCCATCACTAAAATTATAAATTATTTAATGAATAATAAAATAGCTTTTAGAAAATAATCTTTATTATGAAATACGACCATAATTATCTTCAAATCTTTCAATATCATCTTCACCTAAGTAAGACCCGCTTTGAACCTCTATAAGCTTTAGAGGTATTTTACCTGGATTAGATAATCTATGTTTAGATCCTAAAGGTATATAGGAGCTTTGATTTTCATGAAGAGTGATTTCCTTTTCATCAATTTCAACTTTTGCTGTTCCACTTACAACAATCCAGTGTTCAGATCTATGGTGATGCATTTGAAGTGAAAGCTTTTCCCCAGGTTTTACATTTATTAATTTGACTTGCCATCTTTCTTCATCAACAATAGATTCATAAAATCCCCATGGTCTATAAATCTTTTTGTGATCCTGACCTTCTGGTATGGATTCTTTCTTTAGAACTTCTACTATATTTTTTACTTCCTGAGACTCTTTCTTTCTCGCGACTAAAATAGC is a window encoding:
- a CDS encoding glycosyltransferase family 4 protein: MKIYIQTIRKNKSIRKIFNFLKLFFHYLSRKFNSKKRNNSKINFVVEKANWSIKWDGIYMKKSLNKKYGENLIELSNIPLINSKKKVIHFGSQYMWVDWSGFISTRNKYVVSFFHGKYEDGTTASKHLDDFIETKDSLYRVITASTLILKRLKNWGIPNSKLTLIPIGVDTNLFSVPSITKKKRIRKKLGFKDHEIVIGSFQKDGIGWSDGNLPKYIKGPDLFINSVDLISKEFPVVVLLTGPARGYVKNQLKDRRIKFKHIFLNCYEEIVDYYHALDLYIISSREEGGPKGIVESMASGVPLVSTNVGMASDFLVDNINGALVQSFEPEEIAKKSIKILSNQSKDNLIKQARSDVMKADWKVVADMHWEKVYLPALKELSEK